A section of the Quatrionicoccus australiensis genome encodes:
- a CDS encoding efflux transporter outer membrane subunit yields the protein MHAFERNLPKIRLGAALTAALLLSGCAVGPDYLRPSYWFPEQHKEAVPEARAEAPINPQWWTLFGDADLNNLEQQALDANQDLQAAIARLERAEAVAREAGADYLPSATLGVNSARNQISGETFSGRNTGQATYNNTRAAASLSYELDLWGRIRRNNEAARADALASRFGRDTVRLTLTGQVANEYLALRSLDAQLEVTQDTLASREKALQIVKARVDAGSAGALEQSQAESARAAAQAQWNQLRRQRAISENQLGLLTGQPGLKIAAANLDKLPLPPTPPVGVPSSLLDARPDVRQAEETLIAANARIGVAKAAYYPTISLTGLYGGESMALAKLFDGSAGIWSAALGLSMPIFDAGRTGARVDQATASQKESLANYRKTMQTAFKEVNDALVSLKEYADEESANNAQVVAARRAQELAQTRYEAGYSGFMELLDAQRTTNTAQLSYLASRKNRLGAAVDLFKALGGGWLPTGS from the coding sequence ATGCACGCATTTGAACGAAACCTGCCGAAAATCCGCCTTGGCGCGGCGTTGACCGCTGCGCTGCTGCTCTCCGGCTGCGCCGTCGGCCCCGACTACCTGCGGCCGAGCTACTGGTTTCCGGAGCAGCACAAGGAAGCCGTACCGGAAGCCCGTGCCGAGGCACCGATCAACCCGCAATGGTGGACGCTGTTCGGCGATGCCGACCTGAACAACCTGGAGCAGCAGGCGCTCGACGCCAACCAGGACCTGCAGGCCGCGATCGCCCGCCTCGAACGCGCCGAAGCCGTCGCCCGCGAAGCCGGTGCCGACTACCTGCCGAGTGCGACGCTGGGCGTCAATAGCGCCCGCAACCAGATCAGCGGCGAAACCTTCAGCGGCCGCAACACCGGCCAGGCAACCTACAACAACACCCGGGCCGCCGCCTCGCTGAGCTACGAGCTCGATCTCTGGGGCCGCATCCGGCGCAACAACGAAGCTGCGCGGGCCGATGCACTGGCCAGCCGTTTCGGCCGCGACACCGTGCGCCTGACGCTGACCGGCCAGGTTGCCAACGAATACCTGGCACTGCGCAGCCTGGATGCCCAGCTCGAAGTCACCCAAGACACGCTCGCCAGCCGCGAAAAAGCACTGCAGATCGTCAAGGCCCGCGTCGACGCCGGCTCGGCCGGGGCACTCGAGCAGTCGCAGGCGGAAAGCGCCCGCGCTGCCGCCCAGGCGCAATGGAACCAGCTGCGCCGGCAACGCGCGATTTCGGAAAACCAGCTCGGCCTGCTCACCGGCCAACCCGGTCTGAAAATCGCGGCCGCCAACCTCGACAAGCTGCCGCTGCCGCCGACTCCGCCGGTCGGCGTGCCGTCCAGCCTGCTCGACGCGCGTCCCGACGTGCGCCAGGCAGAAGAAACGCTGATCGCGGCCAATGCCCGCATCGGCGTCGCCAAGGCCGCCTACTACCCGACAATCAGCCTGACCGGCCTCTATGGCGGCGAGAGCATGGCGCTGGCCAAGCTGTTCGACGGCAGCGCCGGCATCTGGTCGGCAGCACTCGGCCTCTCGATGCCGATCTTCGACGCCGGCCGCACCGGCGCCCGCGTCGATCAGGCAACGGCGAGCCAGAAGGAAAGCCTGGCCAATTACCGCAAGACCATGCAGACCGCCTTCAAGGAAGTGAACGACGCCCTGGTCAGCCTCAAGGAATACGCTGACGAGGAAAGCGCCAACAACGCCCAGGTCGTTGCCGCCCGCCGCGCCCAGGAACTGGCCCAGACCCGCTACGAAGCCGGCTACTCCGGTTTCATGGAACTGCTCGACGCGCAACGCACGACCAACACGGCACAACTGTCCTACCTTGCCAGCCGCAAGAACCGGCTCGGTGCGGCGGTCGACCTGTTCAAGGCGCTCGGCGGCGGCTGGCTGCCGACCGGAAGCTGA
- a CDS encoding TetR family transcriptional regulator, giving the protein MVRRTKEDAQVTRNRILDTAVEVFNHKGVSQASLNDIAREAGVTRGAIYWHFDNKVAMFNAMIERLVCPLLINAEDRDARIAANPLLFIREATEEFVGKMLTDTNFRKVFEIFWHKCEYVGEMATIRDSHLDEGENHIDILQRAFTLARAQDQIEHDMSPHQATIGLISLLDGLLFNWTKNPAMFPLKEYAGPIVATYFRGLGARPGVL; this is encoded by the coding sequence ATGGTCAGGAGAACCAAGGAAGACGCCCAGGTCACCCGTAACCGCATCCTCGACACGGCAGTCGAGGTGTTCAACCACAAGGGTGTATCGCAAGCCTCGCTCAACGACATCGCCAGGGAGGCTGGCGTCACCCGTGGCGCCATCTACTGGCATTTCGACAACAAGGTGGCGATGTTCAACGCCATGATCGAACGCCTGGTCTGCCCCCTGCTGATCAATGCGGAAGATCGCGACGCGCGCATCGCCGCCAACCCCTTGCTTTTCATTCGTGAAGCCACGGAAGAGTTTGTCGGCAAGATGTTGACCGATACGAACTTTCGCAAGGTGTTCGAGATTTTCTGGCACAAATGTGAATACGTCGGCGAGATGGCGACCATCCGTGACAGTCACCTCGATGAGGGCGAGAACCATATCGACATCCTGCAGCGCGCCTTCACGCTGGCCCGCGCTCAAGACCAGATCGAACACGACATGAGCCCGCATCAAGCCACCATCGGCTTGATCAGCCTGCTCGACGGTCTACTCTTCAACTGGACCAAAAACCCGGCCATGTTTCCGCTCAAGGAATATGCCGGGCCTATCGTGGCGACTTATTTCCGCGGCCTTGGCGCCCGCCCCGGGGTGCTGTAA
- a CDS encoding sensor histidine kinase, translated as MKLPTLFAGIRGKLIAIFVVIKVVPLVLLAWFAWHAAQQLGEEVSIRAGGMADAMLDSIKSVGKTVTDDSIRALDLRSREAIESLTTDAAREIASFLYDRDHDIRLAAGLEPSETAFRNFLAERTRSLHHHGPWRLAEDGKSWVPEKSPLREAKVTRPILPDNAKDFHARPPEYFGEAEQRPLFVEMTYIGLDGQEKIKVTRGDLTEKGLKNVVDRRNTFVRAENYFPELKKLKPGEIYVSDVIGAYVPTQVVGPYLPAALEKAGKPFKPQESAYAGTENPVGKRFRGIVRWAMPVVRNGQISGYVTLALDHDHIRQFSDRLMPTEERYTPIADAIKGNYAFIWDHRSRSISHPRDYMIVGYDAQTGRPATPWMDEELYAEWQQSGKPSDEFLAGIPAFRDQNLKRKPAKELVKAGTIGLDCRYLNFSPQCDGWNAVTEHGGSGSFVIFFSGLWKLTTAAAIPYYTGQYGKTPQGFGFVTIGANVDEFHKAATETAGKINTLVNEKDVSFKTQRSEMLDDIQRSLTSTAIGLWGSTLLMIVLVIGVAVWMANLLTGRITRMISGIRAFKQGDLKHRLDASSSDEMGELAQSFNNMADSVEESFKRLEEAREKAEEASRLKSAFLATVSHELRTPLNGIIGFADLLKLELTDPTQHEYAGIIHSSGEHLQQLVTEILDLAKIESGEMTFNLAPIALASFIDESIAVHRSSAAEKGLALHLEFADGLPEQLRTDGTRLRQLLNNLLSNAVKFTEHGSVSLRVAAIGNEIAFAVSDTGPGIPPEHHATVFEKFKQLESFLTREHGGTGLGLALVRQLVERMGGRITLESSVGIGSTFTLYLPKGESHD; from the coding sequence TTGAAACTACCAACACTCTTTGCGGGCATTCGCGGCAAGCTGATCGCAATCTTCGTCGTCATCAAGGTTGTTCCGCTCGTCTTGCTCGCGTGGTTCGCCTGGCACGCTGCTCAGCAATTGGGCGAAGAGGTTTCGATCAGGGCCGGCGGCATGGCCGATGCGATGCTCGACAGCATCAAATCGGTCGGCAAGACCGTCACCGACGACTCGATCCGCGCCCTCGACCTGCGCTCACGTGAGGCGATCGAGTCGCTGACGACCGATGCCGCACGGGAAATTGCCAGCTTTCTCTACGACCGCGATCACGATATCCGCCTCGCCGCCGGACTTGAACCATCGGAAACGGCATTCAGGAACTTCCTGGCCGAGCGCACCCGCAGCTTGCACCACCATGGCCCATGGCGACTGGCGGAAGATGGCAAATCCTGGGTACCGGAAAAGTCGCCGCTACGGGAAGCCAAGGTAACCCGTCCCATCCTGCCCGACAATGCCAAGGATTTTCATGCCCGGCCGCCGGAGTACTTTGGCGAAGCCGAGCAACGTCCGCTTTTCGTCGAAATGACTTATATCGGCCTCGATGGCCAGGAAAAGATCAAGGTCACCCGCGGCGACCTGACTGAAAAAGGCCTGAAAAACGTCGTCGACCGGCGCAACACCTTCGTCCGGGCAGAGAACTACTTCCCTGAGCTGAAAAAGCTGAAGCCCGGTGAAATCTATGTTTCGGACGTGATCGGCGCCTACGTCCCGACCCAGGTTGTCGGCCCCTACCTGCCGGCCGCGCTGGAGAAGGCGGGCAAGCCGTTCAAGCCGCAAGAGTCTGCCTATGCCGGCACCGAGAACCCGGTCGGCAAACGTTTCCGCGGCATCGTGCGCTGGGCCATGCCGGTCGTCCGCAACGGCCAGATCAGCGGCTACGTGACGCTGGCCCTCGACCACGATCACATCCGCCAGTTCTCCGATCGCCTGATGCCGACCGAGGAGCGCTACACGCCGATTGCCGATGCGATCAAGGGCAACTACGCCTTCATCTGGGATCACAGGAGCCGCTCGATCTCGCACCCGCGCGACTACATGATCGTCGGTTACGATGCGCAGACCGGCCGCCCGGCAACTCCGTGGATGGATGAGGAGTTGTATGCCGAATGGCAGCAGAGCGGCAAGCCATCCGACGAATTCCTCGCCGGCATCCCGGCCTTCCGCGACCAGAATCTCAAGCGCAAGCCGGCCAAGGAACTGGTCAAGGCCGGCACGATCGGGCTCGACTGCCGCTACCTGAACTTCTCGCCGCAGTGCGATGGCTGGAATGCAGTCACCGAGCATGGCGGCTCCGGCTCCTTTGTCATTTTCTTCTCCGGCCTCTGGAAGCTGACCACCGCCGCCGCCATCCCCTATTACACCGGCCAGTACGGCAAGACGCCACAGGGCTTCGGCTTCGTCACGATCGGCGCCAATGTCGACGAGTTCCACAAGGCGGCGACGGAAACCGCCGGCAAGATCAACACCCTGGTCAATGAAAAGGATGTCAGCTTCAAGACGCAGCGCAGCGAGATGCTCGATGACATTCAGAGAAGCCTGACCTCGACGGCGATCGGCCTGTGGGGCTCGACCCTGCTGATGATCGTGCTCGTCATCGGCGTCGCCGTGTGGATGGCCAATCTGCTGACCGGACGCATCACCCGGATGATTTCCGGCATCCGAGCCTTCAAGCAAGGCGACCTGAAACACCGACTCGATGCCAGCTCCTCCGATGAAATGGGCGAACTCGCCCAATCCTTCAACAACATGGCGGATTCGGTCGAAGAGTCGTTCAAGCGCCTGGAAGAAGCCCGCGAAAAGGCAGAAGAAGCGAGCCGCCTCAAGTCGGCCTTCCTCGCCACCGTTTCGCACGAACTGCGCACCCCGCTCAACGGCATCATCGGTTTTGCCGACCTGCTCAAGCTCGAACTGACCGATCCGACACAACATGAGTACGCCGGCATCATTCACAGCAGCGGCGAACATCTGCAGCAACTGGTCACGGAAATTCTCGACCTGGCCAAGATCGAGTCCGGCGAAATGACCTTCAATCTGGCGCCCATCGCGCTCGCCAGTTTCATCGACGAAAGCATCGCCGTGCATCGCAGCAGTGCCGCAGAAAAAGGCCTCGCCCTGCATCTCGAGTTTGCCGACGGCCTGCCGGAACAACTGCGCACCGACGGCACCCGACTGCGCCAGTTGCTCAACAATCTGCTCAGCAATGCCGTGAAATTCACCGAGCATGGCTCGGTTTCCCTGCGCGTCGCAGCCATCGGCAATGAAATTGCCTTTGCCGTCAGCGATACAGGGCCGGGCATTCCCCCCGAACACCACGCAACCGTCTTCGAAAAATTCAAGCAGCTCGAAAGTTTCCTGACCCGTGAACACGGCGGCACCGGCCTCGGCCTCGCCCTGGTCCGCCAACTGGTCGAGCGCATGGGGGGGCGCATCACCCTTGAATCCAGCGTCGGCATCGGTTCTACTTTCACCCTCTATCTCCCCAAAGGGGAAAGCCATGACTGA
- a CDS encoding response regulator — MTERHALVVDDHPTNRLLAIALLKKQGWTVHEAEGGETAIALANSFAPTLVLLDISMPGLSGEDTCARLRECPNGKTMRILAYTAHAFPEERARFLAAGFDDILVKPINRKLLEDLIVGL; from the coding sequence ATGACTGAACGTCACGCCCTCGTCGTCGACGACCACCCGACCAACCGTCTGCTGGCCATTGCCCTGCTCAAGAAACAGGGCTGGACGGTACACGAAGCCGAAGGCGGCGAAACCGCCATCGCCCTGGCCAACAGCTTTGCGCCAACGCTGGTCCTGCTCGACATCAGCATGCCCGGACTGTCCGGTGAAGACACCTGCGCCCGCCTGCGCGAATGCCCGAACGGCAAGACCATGCGCATCCTCGCCTATACCGCGCACGCCTTTCCCGAAGAGCGGGCGCGCTTCCTCGCTGCCGGTTTCGACGACATCCTGGTCAAGCCGATCAACCGCAAGCTGCTTGAAGACCTGATCGTCGGTCTTTGA
- a CDS encoding DEAD/DEAH box helicase gives MTFADLGLAPELLRAVLEEGYTKPTPIQAQAIPLVIRGQDIMGGAQTGTGKTAAFTLPILQRILPFASSSPSPAKHPVRALILAPTRELALQVYESVKAYSKHTHLRSMCAFGGVDIRPQIAELKKGVEILVATPGRLLDHVENKSVSFNSVQALVLDEADRMLDMGFVPDVTRILNMLPAQRQSLLFSATFSEEIKRLADTMLRSPVLIEVARRNQVSENITHRVHPVSEYGKRGLLIKLLKSSEIRQCLVFMRTKQGCSRLTRELQRAGIQADAIHGDKSQLERIKALDAFKAGETHALIATDVAARGLDVDDLPYVINYELPHTPEDYVHRIGRTGRAGKLGNAISLVSAHEVGYLVDIEKLIKRPIEQVEVVGFEPEAEYEYPPGNKRKRSAPAAAPTKAPVAQRPERGERNDRGDRNDRGDRHERRPARRNPMIAADGFDFSKPYEDSSPRSDVPDSPQAPAKIDPHKPKRVVAALLGGLGRKQ, from the coding sequence ATTACCTTTGCCGATCTCGGCCTGGCCCCGGAACTGCTGCGTGCAGTGCTCGAAGAGGGCTATACCAAGCCGACGCCGATCCAGGCTCAGGCCATTCCACTCGTGATCCGCGGCCAGGACATCATGGGCGGCGCCCAGACCGGCACCGGCAAGACGGCCGCCTTCACGCTGCCCATCCTGCAGCGCATCCTGCCTTTCGCGAGCAGCAGCCCATCGCCGGCCAAGCATCCGGTACGCGCCCTGATTCTCGCGCCGACCCGCGAACTCGCCCTGCAGGTCTATGAATCGGTCAAGGCCTACAGCAAGCACACCCACCTGCGCTCGATGTGCGCCTTCGGCGGCGTCGATATCCGGCCGCAGATCGCCGAACTGAAAAAAGGCGTCGAGATTCTCGTCGCCACCCCCGGTCGACTGCTCGATCACGTCGAAAACAAGAGCGTCAGCTTCAACTCGGTGCAGGCCCTGGTCCTCGACGAAGCCGACCGCATGCTCGACATGGGCTTCGTGCCCGACGTGACGCGCATCCTCAACATGCTGCCGGCGCAACGCCAGAGCCTGCTGTTCTCGGCGACCTTCTCCGAGGAAATCAAGCGCCTGGCCGACACCATGCTGCGTTCACCGGTGCTGATCGAAGTCGCCCGCCGCAACCAGGTCTCGGAGAACATCACACACCGCGTGCATCCGGTTTCCGAATACGGCAAGCGCGGCCTGCTGATCAAGCTGCTCAAATCCAGCGAAATCCGCCAGTGCCTGGTCTTCATGCGCACCAAGCAGGGCTGCTCGCGCCTGACCCGCGAACTGCAGCGCGCCGGCATCCAGGCCGACGCCATCCACGGTGACAAGAGCCAGCTCGAACGCATCAAGGCGCTCGACGCCTTCAAGGCCGGCGAGACGCACGCCCTGATCGCCACCGACGTGGCCGCGCGTGGCCTCGACGTCGACGACCTGCCCTACGTGATCAACTACGAACTGCCGCACACGCCGGAAGACTACGTACACCGTATCGGCCGCACCGGCCGTGCCGGCAAGCTCGGCAACGCCATTTCACTGGTCAGTGCGCACGAAGTCGGCTATCTGGTCGATATCGAAAAGCTGATCAAGCGCCCGATCGAGCAGGTTGAAGTCGTCGGTTTCGAGCCGGAAGCCGAATACGAATACCCGCCGGGCAACAAGAGAAAACGCAGCGCCCCCGCCGCCGCCCCGACCAAGGCGCCAGTTGCCCAGCGCCCGGAACGTGGCGAGCGTAACGACCGAGGTGATCGCAATGATCGCGGCGACCGCCACGAACGTCGCCCGGCACGCCGCAATCCGATGATCGCTGCCGACGGCTTCGACTTCAGCAAGCCCTACGAAGACAGCAGTCCGCGCAGCGACGTGCCGGATTCGCCGCAGGCACCGGCCAAGATCGACCCGCACAAACCCAAGCGGGTGGTCGCCGCCCTGCTCGGCGGCCTGGGTCGCAAGCAGTAA
- a CDS encoding PP2C family protein-serine/threonine phosphatase encodes MPLAIDACAAQHQGDRKEQQDRLAILPHAKKKGVALVVVADGMGGHTGGALAAEQVLHTAKTTLEHFAPAEESPRVLLENSMREAHTMIKASRFMNEKDPHSTAVMLLLQPGKVTWAHCGDSRLYRFHDGKLVRRTVDHSYVEHLVANGRITAEQALTHPNRNVLLTSLGGQEEPKFDFAEAEDIAGGDAFVLCSDGLWAYFDDAELGRVVAENSARNACEKLIDHARSRAAGSGDNISLAIIKLVDVPAEKPKAPVGFVPRLPT; translated from the coding sequence ATGCCGTTAGCAATTGATGCGTGCGCAGCGCAGCACCAGGGGGATCGCAAGGAGCAGCAGGATCGTCTTGCCATCCTGCCGCATGCCAAGAAAAAAGGTGTCGCACTGGTCGTCGTTGCCGACGGCATGGGTGGCCATACAGGGGGGGCCCTGGCCGCCGAACAGGTGTTGCACACGGCGAAAACCACTCTGGAACATTTCGCACCGGCGGAAGAAAGTCCGCGTGTCCTGCTCGAAAACAGCATGCGTGAAGCGCATACGATGATCAAGGCGTCGCGCTTCATGAATGAAAAGGATCCGCACAGCACCGCCGTCATGCTGTTGCTGCAGCCGGGCAAGGTGACCTGGGCGCATTGCGGTGACAGCCGCTTGTACCGTTTTCATGACGGGAAACTGGTTCGCCGTACGGTCGACCACTCCTATGTCGAACATTTGGTCGCCAATGGCCGGATCACCGCCGAGCAGGCGCTGACGCACCCCAATCGCAATGTCCTGCTGACCTCGCTGGGCGGGCAGGAAGAACCCAAGTTTGACTTTGCCGAAGCCGAAGACATCGCCGGCGGCGACGCTTTCGTGCTTTGCTCTGACGGCCTCTGGGCCTACTTCGATGATGCCGAACTGGGTCGCGTCGTGGCGGAAAACTCGGCGCGAAATGCCTGCGAAAAGCTGATCGATCATGCCCGTTCGCGGGCTGCCGGCAGTGGTGACAACATCTCGCTGGCGATCATCAAGCTGGTGGACGTGCCGGCTGAAAAGCCGAAGGCGCCGGTCGGGTTCGTGCCGCGTCTGCCGACTTGA
- a CDS encoding HDOD domain-containing protein yields MSGTSVNEAVKTLGEEDAKKIKRLLERGVKIPPQPRVMQELFKLLQQKEFDIRVLSRVINQDPGITAMLFKVVGSAAYKQHQPFETVEQILHAVGVRQTANLVQAVALAGMGDIKKNTRVYEAFWARSQAVAQIAMLIADDRIAVCNIFPDQAYLAGIFHDCGVLLLLQRFTAYCAEMHLGEPGRWVDLADEDRKFSADHCVVGYIVARHWHLPDFICDAIRYHHDMSELGMHASRTMVAILQLAIEIYYREQRIHNAEWDRVKEEVLPELGLGEDSLPEFVDVIIERFHMAQH; encoded by the coding sequence TTGAGCGGAACATCGGTAAATGAGGCGGTCAAGACGCTGGGCGAAGAAGATGCCAAAAAGATCAAGCGCCTGCTTGAACGGGGTGTCAAGATTCCGCCGCAGCCGCGGGTCATGCAGGAGCTTTTCAAGCTGCTGCAGCAAAAGGAATTCGACATCCGCGTGCTGTCGCGGGTGATCAACCAGGATCCCGGCATCACGGCCATGCTCTTCAAGGTGGTTGGCAGTGCGGCTTACAAACAGCATCAGCCCTTTGAAACGGTCGAGCAGATCCTGCACGCCGTCGGCGTGCGCCAGACGGCCAACCTGGTGCAGGCCGTGGCGCTGGCCGGCATGGGCGACATCAAGAAGAACACGCGCGTGTACGAAGCCTTCTGGGCGCGTTCGCAGGCGGTGGCGCAGATTGCCATGCTGATTGCCGACGACCGCATCGCCGTCTGCAACATCTTCCCCGATCAGGCCTACCTCGCCGGGATTTTTCACGATTGCGGCGTACTTCTGCTGCTGCAGCGCTTTACCGCCTATTGCGCCGAAATGCATCTCGGCGAGCCGGGGCGCTGGGTCGATCTGGCCGACGAGGATCGCAAGTTCAGTGCCGATCATTGCGTGGTCGGCTACATCGTCGCTCGCCACTGGCATCTGCCTGACTTCATCTGCGATGCCATTCGCTATCACCATGACATGAGCGAACTGGGCATGCACGCCTCGCGCACGATGGTGGCGATCCTGCAGCTGGCGATCGAAATTTATTATCGCGAGCAGCGCATCCACAATGCCGAATGGGATCGGGTCAAGGAGGAGGTGCTGCCTGAGCTCGGGCTTGGCGAGGACTCGCTGCCCGAGTTTGTCGACGTCATCATCGAGCGTTTCCATATGGCGCAACACTGA
- the glcF gene encoding glycolate oxidase subunit GlcF — protein sequence MDSRVTDTLRQTRAGQIAEDILRKCVHCGFCTATCPTYQLLGDELDGPRGRIYLIKQLLEGKEVTARTQLHLDRCLTCRSCETTCPSGVQYAHLLDIGREVLAAQLPRPRAEALKRRLLREGLTRPRLFGTAIRLGRMLRPLLPSGLADKLPRPAPGDSRGKPAGGRHARRMLLLAGCVQPALAPNINAATMRVFDRLGIALFEEDKAGCCGGVRFHLDDQDGAKADMRRNIDAWWPHVEAGVEAIVVTASGCGVQVRDYGHVLADDTVYAEKAAKISALCRDPSEILCAERSALLSLLPEDQPARERLAFHAPCTLQHGLQIRGVIEDLLQAAGFALTPVADAHLCCGSAGTYSLLQPELSVQLRNRKLAALDAGGPALIATANIGCLTHLQAGSMLPVRHWIELMDEVMV from the coding sequence ATGGATAGCCGCGTCACTGATACCCTGCGTCAGACCCGAGCCGGCCAGATCGCCGAGGACATCCTGCGCAAGTGCGTGCACTGCGGTTTCTGCACGGCGACCTGTCCGACCTACCAGTTGCTGGGCGACGAGCTGGACGGGCCGCGCGGGCGAATCTACCTGATCAAGCAATTGCTCGAAGGCAAGGAAGTGACGGCCAGGACGCAACTGCACCTGGATCGCTGCCTGACCTGCAGGTCGTGCGAAACGACCTGCCCCTCCGGCGTGCAATACGCGCATCTGCTCGATATCGGGCGCGAGGTACTGGCGGCACAGTTGCCACGGCCGCGCGCCGAGGCGCTGAAGCGCCGCCTGCTGCGCGAGGGCCTGACCCGGCCGCGCCTGTTCGGCACGGCGATTCGCCTCGGCCGCATGTTGCGTCCCTTGCTGCCCTCCGGCCTGGCCGACAAGCTGCCACGCCCGGCGCCCGGTGACAGTCGTGGCAAGCCGGCCGGCGGCCGGCACGCGCGCCGCATGCTGTTGCTCGCCGGTTGCGTGCAGCCGGCGCTGGCGCCCAATATCAATGCGGCGACGATGCGCGTCTTCGACCGGCTCGGTATCGCGTTGTTCGAGGAGGACAAGGCCGGCTGTTGTGGCGGCGTACGCTTTCATCTCGACGATCAGGACGGGGCGAAGGCCGACATGCGGCGCAATATCGATGCCTGGTGGCCGCATGTCGAGGCCGGCGTCGAGGCGATTGTCGTCACCGCGTCCGGTTGCGGCGTGCAGGTGCGCGATTACGGTCACGTGCTGGCCGACGATACGGTCTACGCCGAAAAAGCGGCCAAAATCAGCGCGCTGTGCCGTGATCCATCGGAGATCCTGTGCGCCGAGCGGTCCGCCCTGTTATCGCTTTTGCCAGAAGATCAACCGGCGCGCGAACGGCTGGCTTTTCATGCCCCCTGCACCTTGCAGCATGGCTTGCAGATTCGTGGCGTGATCGAGGATCTGCTGCAGGCGGCTGGTTTCGCGCTGACGCCGGTGGCCGACGCGCATTTGTGTTGCGGTTCGGCAGGAACTTATTCGCTCCTGCAACCGGAATTGTCGGTACAGTTGCGTAACCGGAAACTGGCCGCGCTCGATGCCGGGGGGCCGGCGCTGATTGCCACGGCCAATATCGGCTGCTTGACGCACTTGCAGGCGGGCAGCATGCTGCCCGTCCGGCACTGGATAGAATTGATGGATGAGGTGATGGTTTGA
- the glcE gene encoding glycolate oxidase subunit GlcE, with product MRLSDLVAVIVEAAANKEPLRIRAGGSKDFYGGMLAGKLFDVSAHRGIVAYEPTELYVTARCGTPLVEIEAALAERGQMLAFEPPHFGRATLGGCVAAGLAGPRRQQAGGVRDFVLGVKLVDGCGLVHDFGGQVMKNVAGYDVSRLLAGSLGTLGVLAEVTLKVLPQPRAEQTLRFDMDEGAALAVLNEWGGQPLPISASFWSTGQLWLRLSGAQAAVASAVARLADQFGGQTVDGEKHWISVREQTHSAFAGASLWRLALPTTSPALGLEGLSAIEWGGGLRWYAGDAVPAAVLRERAGQAGGHAVLYRAPESQRCLEDAFAPLAPPLLALHRRLKKSFDPQGILNPGRLYAEF from the coding sequence ATGCGCCTCAGCGATCTGGTGGCGGTGATAGTCGAGGCCGCGGCGAACAAGGAGCCCTTGCGCATCCGGGCCGGCGGCAGCAAGGATTTCTACGGCGGCATGCTGGCCGGCAAATTGTTCGATGTTTCAGCGCATCGCGGCATTGTTGCCTACGAGCCGACCGAGCTTTACGTGACGGCGCGCTGCGGCACGCCGCTGGTCGAAATCGAGGCGGCACTGGCCGAGCGCGGCCAGATGCTGGCTTTCGAGCCGCCGCATTTCGGGCGGGCGACGCTGGGCGGTTGCGTCGCGGCCGGGCTGGCCGGACCACGCCGGCAGCAGGCCGGCGGCGTGCGCGATTTCGTGCTCGGCGTGAAGCTGGTCGATGGCTGCGGCTTGGTGCACGATTTTGGCGGTCAAGTCATGAAGAATGTCGCCGGTTACGATGTCTCGCGCTTGCTCGCCGGCAGTCTCGGCACTCTCGGCGTGCTTGCCGAGGTGACGCTGAAAGTCCTGCCGCAGCCGCGCGCCGAGCAGACGCTACGCTTCGACATGGACGAAGGCGCCGCGCTGGCCGTGCTCAACGAATGGGGCGGGCAGCCCCTGCCGATCTCGGCCTCATTCTGGTCAACCGGGCAGCTCTGGTTACGCCTGTCCGGCGCACAGGCCGCAGTGGCCAGCGCGGTGGCGCGTCTGGCGGACCAGTTTGGCGGCCAGACGGTCGACGGCGAAAAACACTGGATTTCCGTGCGCGAACAGACGCATTCGGCCTTTGCCGGTGCCAGCCTGTGGCGTCTGGCGCTGCCGACGACAAGCCCGGCGCTCGGCCTCGAAGGCCTGAGCGCGATCGAGTGGGGTGGCGGCCTGCGCTGGTATGCCGGCGACGCCGTCCCGGCTGCCGTGTTGCGCGAGCGGGCAGGGCAGGCCGGCGGGCACGCCGTGCTCTACCGCGCGCCGGAGTCGCAGCGCTGCCTGGAAGACGCCTTTGCGCCCCTGGCGCCGCCCTTGCTGGCGCTGCACCGGCGTCTGAAGAAGAGCTTCGACCCGCAGGGTATTCTCAACCCCGGTCGGCTGTATGCGGAGTTCTGA